From a single Rosa rugosa chromosome 7, drRosRugo1.1, whole genome shotgun sequence genomic region:
- the LOC133723296 gene encoding probable LRR receptor-like serine/threonine-protein kinase At1g56140, whose translation MGGGAGEYGWQPPRRGCLKLNYDGAASDSSNRYGVGFVVSDKAIIICWCLLRSYLDSSGVSGEIPSTFANLQSLQTLWASDVELSGSIPNFIGNWSKLTSLRFQGNSFEGPIPSALSNLTSLTELYITDLSTTNGSSSLGFIKDMKSLSVLVLRNNNISDSIPSNIGEYQSLSQLDLSFNNLTGQIPDSLFNLSSLSILFLGNNKLNGTLPESKSSSLLNVKRQQKAEKIWSFRSPVQNQTPSSSSGSNSRILRLFGVNLECQQQDDESEPSTPDGSSLSSQGPTHHQFYPNPTHAYYGDHKL comes from the exons ATGGGAGGTGGGGCCGGAGAGTATGGGTGGCAGCCTCCAAGGAGGGGTTGTTTGAAACTTAACTATGATGGTGCAGCCTCTGATAGTTCAAATCGATATGGAGTTGGTTTTGTTGTGAG TGATAAAGCTATAATAATCTGTTGGTGTCTACTTCGCAGTTACCTTGATAGTTCTGGAGTTAGCGGTGAGATTCCATCAACATTTGCTAATCTACAAAGCTTGCAGACACT TTGGGCATCAGATGTTGAACTCTCTGGCAGTATACCTAACTTCATAGGAAATTGGTCAAAGCTTACTTCCTT GAGGTTTCAAGGAAACTCCTTTGAAGGTCCTATACCATCTGCACTTTCCAATCTGACTTCTCTGACAGAGCT GTATATAACTGACTTATCTACTACCAATGGGAGCTCTTCTCTTGGGTTTATTAAGGATATGAAGTCTCTATCTGTCTT AGTGCTAAGAAATAACAACATTTCTGATTCAATTCCTTCCAACATTGGAGAATACCAAAGTTTATCTCAGCT GGACTTGAGCTTCAACAATCTAACTGGACAAATACCAGACTCGCTGTTTAACTTGAGTTCTCTTTCCATCCT GTTTCTTGGAAACAATAAGTTGAATGGTACTCTACCTGAATCTAAAAGCTCATCTCTTCTCAATGT TAAAAGACAGCAGAAGGCAGAAAAGATTTGGTCGTTTC GATCTCCTGTTCAGAACCAGACGCCATCGTCGTCATCGGGCAGCAACTCGAGGATATTGAGGCTGTTTGGGGTGAACTTGGAGTGCCAGCAGCAGGATGATGAGTCCGAACCATCCACACCAGATGGGTCGTCTTTGTCAAGCCAGGGTCCAACCCACCACCAGTTCTATCCTAATCCTACTCATGCTTATTATGGAGACCACAAG CTATAG